AGCACTCATTTGTTCACAAGATGCTGCTGTCTCTTCTGCAAGAGCGGCCATCGTTTGAACGATAGCTATTACTTCACTTTTTTGTTCTGCTACTTGTTCAATTTCACTATCCATTTGCAAAACAGACGCTTCAATTTCCAAAATAAATGACGATATTTTTTCAAAAACTTGATTAGTTCCTTCTACAACTCCGAATTGTTCCTCAAAAATCTCTTTCGTATCATCCATTTTCGTTACAGCTAAGTTTGAGCCTTTTTGTATTTGTGATATCGTAATTTTCACCTCTTCCGTTGCTGCAACGGTTTGTTCTGCAAGCTTTCTGACTTCATCCGCTACAACAGCAAATCCTTTCCCATGTTCACCTGCTCGTGCTGCTTCAATACTAGCGTTTAGAGCTAACAAGTTGGTCTGTGTAGAGATGTCTGTAATGGTTTTAATGACATGCTCAATAGATGTCACTTTCTCAGCTAACTCTTTAATAACACCAAACATATCTCCAATCAAATTTTGTGAAGAGTGATAGGAATCTTGAAGCATATTCATTTGCTCCCTCCCTATTTGATTCGTTTTTTCTGCGTTTGCTGCAACCAAGGACATATTACGTGCCTTCAATGAGAGCTCATTAATTTGCTCGCTTAATCGAAGGGATTGCTGATTGGTCAGCTCAGCGTCTTCAGCAGACTTAGATGCCCCTGCTGCAATTTCAATGACCGCTTGAGCCATTTCCTCACTAGAGGCATTCGTTTCCTCTGATATCCCACTTAAATTTTCAGCTGAATTTCTCACATCATTTACAGATGTATTAACAAGTTGCAATACCTCTTCCATATTGTCTACCATATGATTAAAACTAGAAGAAAGAAGACCGATTTCATCCTTTGATTTCACCAAGACTCTTTCGGTTAAATCTCCCGACGCTACCTGGTTAACAGAATTCTTCAAGCGGGTGAGAGGCTTTGTTAAGGTTCGAGACACAAGTACGACGATTCCAATTGACCCAACCAAAGTGACTAACGAAATCCAGAGAATAGACTGAACTATTTCATCAGCTACAGCTTTCAAGTCCTCCATTGAATAGGAAGCTCCTACTTTCCAACCGGTTCCTGGAATCGTATCAAACACCATTAATTTCTGGTCTCCTTCAAGTGTGTAATTCATTTTCCCAGCTAACCCTTCAGACTTATACAGATTTTGGATAAAAGAGTGAGTAGTTAAATCTTCTCCCTGACTGGTAGGATGAATAATAGCAATGCCCGTTTCTGAAAGCATAAAAGGAAACCCTTGAAATCCAATGTCCGTGGCTGATATTTTTTCTGTAAGCTTGGATAGACTAATATCTATTCCAACAACTCCAACAACATTTCCATTCACTGTTATCGCTTTTGAAGCGGTCAAAATATATTCTTGTTTTTTCTCATGGTAATAAGGCTCACCCCAAACCACTCGAATTTTTGCTTTCTCTGCATTAACATACCAAGCAGATTTAGTTTGATCTTCACTCATATTTACTTTAGGTACGCTATTTATTTTATTATTTGGTGTCACAACGTAGATATGAAGCGCTTCTTCATATAAATCTAAGTAGTTTTCAAAATCGCCATTAATCTTAGCCAATTCTTCAACATAAGAATTTCCTCGGACGTTCTCATCTGCTTGAATTTGAGCAAACGCTTTCACAGTATCCGTATAAACAAACTGATCTAATCCATGTTCATACTGCTTCAGAAACAGCTGGATGTTTTGACTAAGCTGCCCTACAAGAGTTTCTGCTTGCTGTACCGCATTTTTCTCCGTTTTCACCTTTGTTTGCCACCCCGCAAAAGTGATAATTGCTCCGATTGCTACAATAAATACTAACGAAATAAGTGCTATTAATTTTATTTTTATTGATTTAAACACATTTTTTCCCCTTCCTTAAGTGAAACACTAGGTTGCTAGAACTAAACAAAAAGCCATTTTACTTTCAAAAAAGCCATCTCGATCAAGAGATAGCCACTACTTTTATAAAAATAGCAGCCCGACGATCATAGGTTTACCTTTAGACTCGTAGCTTTGCGTCCCACCTTTTCAAGTAGTTTGCCTTATGTAATTTGTATTAGGTCAATTTTATCATAAATCACAAATAATTTTGGTAGAATTTGATAGAAATTATGACTACTTTATTACGAAATTGCAGTTTGCAGGATATATATTGATATTTTTTAAAAGATATTTTTCCGTAGACATGTGGCTATTTCATTCGATTTTCTAATAAAACTTCCATCTCACAGATGATTTA
Above is a window of Bacillus sp. 2205SS5-2 DNA encoding:
- a CDS encoding methyl-accepting chemotaxis protein is translated as MVDNMEEVLQLVNTSVNDVRNSAENLSGISEETNASSEEMAQAVIEIAAGASKSAEDAELTNQQSLRLSEQINELSLKARNMSLVAANAEKTNQIGREQMNMLQDSYHSSQNLIGDMFGVIKELAEKVTSIEHVIKTITDISTQTNLLALNASIEAARAGEHGKGFAVVADEVRKLAEQTVAATEEVKITISQIQKGSNLAVTKMDDTKEIFEEQFGVVEGTNQVFEKISSFILEIEASVLQMDSEIEQVAEQKSEVIAIVQTMAALAEETAASCEQMSASTTEQVKAIGTVTSSAEDLTELSQLLKKAIERFKLQ